Genomic window (Actinomycetota bacterium):
TCGAAGCGGGATCCCAGCCGAAGGCCTCGAACTCGCGCTTGCGGCCCTCGCTGACCGCCCGGCCCAACTCCTCGTCGGGATGGTTCGTGAAGTAGAGGAACGGGGTCGTCGCGCCCCACTCCTCTCCCTGGAAGAGCATCGGCACGAACGGAGACGTGAGCACCAGCGCGGCGGCGACCTTCAACAGGTCCGGCGGCACGATCGCGGAGAGGCGATTCCCGGTGGCGCGGTTCCCGATCTGGTCGTGGTTCTGGATGTAGGCAAGGAAGCGCTTGCCTGGGATCCCGACAGGTTTCCGCCCGTGCACCCTGTCCCGGTACGCGGAGTAACGGCCGCCGTAGACGAACGCCTCCTCCAATGCGATCGCCAGGTGCTCGACGTTGCCGAAGTCGGAGTAGTAGCCGTTGGTCTCTCCGGTGATGACGGAGTGGAGGGCGTGATGGAAGTCGTCGCTCCACTGCGCGTCCATCCCGTAGCCGCCGGCCTCGCGGCGCTGGATCACCCGAGGGTCGTTCAGGTCGCTCTCCGCGATCGTGAATAGATCCCGGCCGAGGTGGTTCGCGAGTCTCTCCACGTTGATCGCGATCTCCTCGAGGATGTGCAACGCGGAGCTGTCGAGGATCGCGTGCACCGCGTCGAGGCGCAGCCCGTCGCAGTGGTAGTCGTCGAGCCACATCAGGGCGTTCTCGATGAAGAAGGCCCGCACCGCGGCGCTGCCGGCGCCGTCGAAGTTCACCGCCTGGCCCCAGGGTGTCGCGTACCTCTCGGTGAAGTACGGCCCGTACTGCCCGAGGTAGTTGCCCGAGGGACCCAGGTGGTTGTAGACGACGTCCATGATGACCGCGAGGCCGTGCGCGTGACAGGCGTCCACCAGACGCTTTAGGTCGTCGGGCTCGCCGTAGGCGTGGTGAGGCGCGAACAGGTCGACGCCGTCGTAGCCCCACCCGTGATCGCCCGAGAACTCCGCCACCGGAAGCAGCTCGACGGCGGTCACACCTAAATCCACGAGGTGGGGGAGCCGCCCGATGGCGG
Coding sequences:
- the treZ gene encoding malto-oligosyltrehalose trehalohydrolase, translated to MSERFEVWAPYAQRVELVLDGGRIPMSSTGGGWFEADADAAPGAHYGFSLDGGDPLPDPRSAWQPNGPHALSRVVDHSAFEWSDGGWRGSPLAAGVIYELHIGTFTDEGTFEAAIGRLPHLVDLGVTAVELLPVAEFSGDHGWGYDGVDLFAPHHAYGEPDDLKRLVDACHAHGLAVIMDVVYNHLGPSGNYLGQYGPYFTERYATPWGQAVNFDGAGSAAVRAFFIENALMWLDDYHCDGLRLDAVHAILDSSALHILEEIAINVERLANHLGRDLFTIAESDLNDPRVIQRREAGGYGMDAQWSDDFHHALHSVITGETNGYYSDFGNVEHLAIALEEAFVYGGRYSAYRDRVHGRKPVGIPGKRFLAYIQNHDQIGNRATGNRLSAIVPPDLLKVAAALVLTSPFVPMLFQGEEWGATTPFLYFTNHPDEELGRAVSEGRKREFEAFGWDPASIPDPQDPGSFRRSKLNWDEMNEWPHEEVLEWHRALIGLRREVPALGDGDLEAVVTAFDEDQRALVVQRGPVVIAANFSDSDIEVPVENGDALELLLSSSEETEWRDDALLLPPTSVAIWSA